In Clostridium ljungdahlii DSM 13528, the genomic window CTGTGTATACATGTGTTTGTCAGTTGACGACCGCCATTCCTTATACCTATAAAAATAATATCTGATTTAGTATCTGGTCTACTATTTTTAAGATAATCCAGTAATGCATACTTTATATTTTCCAATAAAGGCAACTGATTGAATATTTTAGTTTTATACTGTATAAACTCTATTGTATTATGTTCCCAGTGTATATTAGATAATTTTAGCCGAACAATGTCACCTGAACGGATTCCTAGTTCTCCTGCTAAAAGTATGACAGCAAAATCTCTTTTACCATACAGAGTTGTTCTGTCAACAGAACTGATTAACCGTCTAATTTCATTAGGTGAATAAAATGATAAAATTCGTTGCCTGAATACATAATATAACTAGCATTATATAGGTAATTGAAGAAATGCCTAAGAATAAATGTTCTTCCGCTTATAGTAGAAGAAGCTAAATTACATATAGAGATAAGATAGTTGGTTACATTTTTTTGATTACAATTGTATATACTGGCTACGCCATTATCACCTAAATAATTCATAAATGATACTATGGTTAGCCTTCTGGATGAAATTGTTAATGGCGATAAATTATTAAACTCATCCAAAGAAAGATAATCTTTTAAAAGTCTTGCATATACATCATATTTTAGAAGTAGTTTAGTGGAATTTTTAATTTGCATTTTTATGCACCTCCTATTAGAAGTATAGACATAAAAATGTTATGTAGAGCTAATTGTTTAAATAATTTCTAAAATTCTAGAATATCCAGTACTCATTACTATTAACTCTACATAATATTTAACTCTGCATAAGATGAGTTATGTTGTGCTACACATAACTCATCTGCATGCAAATATTTTTCTTCAATAAGTTTCTGGTGCATCAATTTTGTAAGTGGTATCAGCCAATCTCTAGCTGCAACCATAATCCAGTTACTCATTGTTGCACGGCTTAGCTTTACCCCCAGTGACTCCCATTCTTTCTCCTGACGGTATAGTGGAAGAGCATCTACAAATTTCTCATACATGATATGGGCAACCGTAGATGGTGAAGCCATTGAATGCTGTACTACAGGGTACGGCATTGGTGATTTCTCTATATAAGGTAACCCTTCTTTTCTGCATTTCCTACATTCGTAAGATTCCCGGTAATAGTCAATAACACGAACTTTTGCTGGAATAAATTCTAATTCTGTGCGAATAAATTCTCTGCCAATGCTTACTAGAGATGTTCCACATTTTTCACAGAAACGTTCGTCTTCTTCAAGACCACAAATTACTGTATCATGGGGAATATCTTTTAGAAGTTCTGCCCGTTGTCCATTGAATTTCTTACGTCGGTAGTTTGCTACTTCTTGTAATGTTGGTTCTGGCGCAGACGGCTTGCTTTCTGTTTCTACTTCATTAAAAAGGTTTATCTGACCTGCAATTACAGATGTTTTTTCACTGCTCCTGCCAAATAACTTGTGTGTTAAAAATTCAACTGTCTCATGGAGAGTTTTATTCTCCTTCTCCAGTTGTATTATGCGATTTTTAAGCTCTAGAATTTCATTTTTGGTATACATAATTGAGACAGTTCCTTTACTATTTTTTATATCTATTATTATACCATGAATTTCTATAAAACCGCATGATTTCAGATTTCTCTGACACTAGAGGGCATTTTGTACATCTACCTTTTTTACAGCCTTCGGCTGATTCAATGACAGTCCTTCCATGAGCCACCGAAATTCCCGGGGAGTTATGCATTTTACTGCCTGTGCATCCTGGGCCACTGAAAACATCCATTTTCTAATCTTTTATAAAGAAGTACAAAGCCATCACCCTCCCAATATAATGCCTTCATTCTGTCTCTTTTCCGACCACAGAATAAAAATAAACTATTTTGGAATGGATTCAACTCAAAATTCTGCTGTACAATTGCGGCAAGTCCATCAATGGATTTTCTCATATCTGTATATCCAGTTGCAATATATATCTTCGCTGCTTTTGAGATATCACCCAACATTTTTGAGCACCTTTATAATATTTTGAATTAAACTTTCTGAAGCACTGTTGTGAAATTCAAGTACTGCAGAGCCTAAATGGACAATAACATCAGCTTGAGATGTTTCTGAAGAAACATAAGCTGTATCTGTAGAGATGACATTAGATATTTTGGACATATCCATTGGAACTATTTGTTCCTGATTGTTTATTGAAGGCAGTGCTTTACAGGCAGCCGCACGTATTTTCCTTAGCCAGTAGTAATAACTGTTTGTCTTAATTCCATTATTCCTGCACCAAGAAGATACATTTTCTCCACTGTCCATGCATTCACGTATAGTCTTAATCCATTTATTCATTCTATAATCCTGTGTTGTTTTTTGTACATCCATTTAAAATCTCCTATTAAAGTTTTTCAAGTTAACTTGAAAAACTTTAAAACTTATTTTAGAAGATTATCTCACATTTTTTAAACACTTTCTATCCAACTTCTTATTTGACGCTTACGTAAAAGAGATATGTGAAAGACACAAGGAAGCCTTTATTCGCCAGGAATATGATTATGGTGATGTGTGTGAATTTGACTGGGGAGAAGTTAAACTTAATATAGGTGAAGAAGGATTTAAAAAATATCAAATGGCAGTATTTACTGCTGCTAAAAGCAACTATCGGTTTGCAATGTTGTTTAAATCACAGGATACTCCAGCATTTCAACAGTCACATGCTGATTTTTTTGAACGCTGTCAGGGTTCTTTTAGAAGTATGGTTTATGACAATATGAAAGTTGTAGTTAGAAAGTTTGTCGGACCTATGAAAAAGAACCAACAAAAGCCCTTATGGAACTCTCTATATATTACGGATTCAATTTTCGATTTTGCAACATTGCTACTGGCAATGAGAAAGGACATGTAGAGAGAAGCGTTGAATTTGTAAGAAGAAAGGCATTTAAAATTAAGGAATGTTTTGATTCTATTTCAGATGCTAACAATCATCTATTAGAATGCTGTATGCAGATAAATAGTAAACCTATTTCTAATGATACAGTTCCATTAGAGGTATTTCATCAGGGAAAAATGTATTTAAACCCACGCTTGCCTATATTTGAAAGTTGTATTGCCTTAGAATATAGAGTAGACAAATATTCAACTATTATAATAAGTCAAAATCATTATTCAGTACCTGATTTCCTGGTTGGAAAAATGCTGCTAGTTAAAGTATATACAGATAAAATTGTTATTTATCATAAAAATATCATTGTTGCAGTTCATAAAAGAAATTATCTTAATCACAGCTGGAATATTCAGCTTAAACATTATCTTAAAACTCTATATAAAAAACCAGGTGACCTACATAAAAGCACAGCACTGCTTCAAGAGAACACCAAAATACAAAACATATTCAACAAATATTATAGCAAAGATGCAAAAACATTTCTAGAAGTTTTAGAGATTATCTATGAAAGAGGCGTTGATGATGTTGCCGATGCCTTAATAAAATTAGAAAAAATATCACCACTGGATATGAGTAGAGATAAAGTAATGGCTATTTGCGATTATGCTTCACAAACTAAATGTAGTACTAAGAAAGACTATACAGATGTCCTGTCGAAAAAGTCAAGGGCAAGCCTTTCTTTGTACAATAACCTTGCTAATCTACAACTTGAAAGGACGGTGTAGGGATGAAAATAAAATTCAATAAGAGATTAAAGAATTCTGCAATATACTCAAACTCAGAGGAATACATGACCACTTTGAGGAAGTTATTGAGGAATCCAGAGATTATGAAGAATTTTTGCACAAACTACTGCTGCTTGAGATTGATGAAAAAGATAAACGTGGAGTTGAGTGCCGGATAAGTAATGCAAAGTTTCCATATAGAAAATACCTTGATGATATTGACGTAAGATATTTGCCTGAAGGTATGCAGAAAAAGCTTCCTGAACCCAGTACTCTACATTTATAGAAAAAGGTCAAAACGTAATTTTAGTAGGTAATCCAGGTACAGGTAAAACACATGTAAGTATAGGACTAGGTATAAAAGCTTGTATGGAAGGATACAAAGTGTTGTTTACCACTATTCCATTACTAATAACTAAACTTAAGGAATGTAACAGCCAGAAAACATTAACTTATTTTGAACGTAGATTTGAAAAGTATGACTTAGTAATAGCAGATGAACTTGGATATATTTCTTTTGATAAAGAAGGTGCTGAGCCGCTTTTTACAAATCTTTCTTTAAGGGCATCAAGAAAATCAATAATAATAACCACCAATTTATTCTTTGATCGATGGGAAGAAATATTTGGTGATCCAGTTATAACAAGTGCTATGGTAGACAGACTTACAAACAAAGCACATATCATAGACATGACAGGTGACTCCTATAGACTTCGTGAGTCTCTTAGTCAATGCTAAAACTTAGCACCTATGAAAATTCATAGGTGTAACGTCTTATAATTAGTGACCTAAAATTCAATGAGCAGATGACCTAAATTTCACTTGACATATACATTGAATTGGCTGCTCTTTTTAGTATATCTAAATGATTATAAAAAGAACAAATGTTTGTATAAAATTAATTTTTTATGACCATAATAAAAATACAGCTTTAATAATGGAAAAATATGATTGTTATAGATTATAATAAAATAGAACATGAAGAAATTTTGTGGATATATACTATCTATAAAAAGGTGGTTTTAAAATTATGAAAAAGAGATTTAATGTAACGGGAACCTGCATACCGGAGAAACATTATATGGTAGACATTTCTGATAAAATAAAAAGGATAATGAATTTCATAGAAGATGAAGAATATTTTGTAATAAACAGACCAAGACAATATGGAAAGACTACAACTTTGTATATGCTTGAGAGGTCTTTGAATAAAAATGAAGATTATTTAGTTGTTTCCATAAGCTTTGAGGGAGTTGGAGACTTGATATTTGAGGAGGAACAAAGCTTTGTAAAAGCATTTTTGGAAATAATGGCTGATAGTTTATATTTACAGCATGAAAATTTAGCATCTTTTTTAGAAGAAGAAAAAAAGAATTTAGCAAATTTTAAAGATTTATCAAGAGCAATAACAAAATTTATTGTAAAAGTTAATAGAAATGTAATTTTAATGATAGATGAAGTGGATAAGAGCAGCAATAACCAGCTGTTTTTAAGCTTTTTGGGAATGCTTAGAAATAAATATTTACTTAGGAATGCAGGAAAAGACAGAACATTTCACAGCGTGATACTTGCTGGAGTGCATGATGTCAAAAGTTTAAAACTCAAGATAAGACCTGATGAAGAGTATAAATACAACAGCCCCTGGAATATTGCATCTGATTTTGATGTGAATATGAGCTTTTCAAAAAAAGAAATAGGAACAATGCTTGATGATTATGTTAAAGATAAAGGTGTAGAACTTGATAAAAAGTATTTTTCAGATAGACTCCGTTTTTATACTTCGGGATACCCTTTCCTTGTAAGCAAACTCTGTAAGATAATAGATGAAAAGATAATGGTAGAAGATCAGCTTAAGTGGGAAAAATAATAGCTTAAAAATAAACAATAGAATATATGAGCAGCTTATATATGATTATATGAGTTCTTTAATAGAGACTTCAACTGATGTGGGTTTTTACAACGAAAAGTCGAATTTTATAAATGAAGATGGTAATTTAGATGTAAAAAAGGTACTTATAAAATTTCAGAAATTTATGAAGCATGAGTATTCAGAAAAAAGAGAAGCCTTCTTGGAGGCAGACGGTAGGCTTCTGTTTTTAGCTTTTATAAGT contains:
- a CDS encoding ATP-binding protein; this encodes MLVGNPGTGKTHVSIGLGIKACMEGYKVLFTTIPLLITKLKECNSQKTLTYFERRFEKYDLVIADELGYISFDKEGAEPLFTNLSLRASRKSIIITTNLFFDRWEEIFGDPVITSAMVDRLTNKAHIIDMTGDSYRLRESLSQC
- a CDS encoding site-specific integrase, with the protein product MQIKNSTKLLLKYDVYARLLKDYLSLDEFNNLSPLTISSRRLTIVSFMNYLGDNGVASIYNCNQKNVTNYLISICNLASSTISGRTFILRHFFNYLYNASYIMYSGNEFYHFIHLMKLDG
- a CDS encoding tyrosine-type recombinase/integrase, with the protein product MLSFYSPNEIRRLISSVDRTTLYGKRDFAVILLAGELGIRSGDIVRLKLSNIHWEHNTIEFIQYKTKIFNQLPLLENIKYALLDYLKNSRPDTKSDIIFIGIRNGGRQLTNTCIHRIVSKYFIKSNIDISKRKHGPHAMRHSLASNLLHNNTPMHIIKEVLGHSNLNTTRMYLNINIDALRTVSLEVPYETE
- the tnpA gene encoding IS66 family insertion sequence element accessory protein TnpA; this translates as MDVQKTTQDYRMNKWIKTIRECMDSGENVSSWCRNNGIKTNSYYYWLRKIRAAACKALPSINNQEQIVPMDMSKISNVISTDTAYVSSETSQADVIVHLGSAVLEFHNSASESLIQNIIKVLKNVG
- the tnpB gene encoding IS66 family insertion sequence element accessory protein TnpB (TnpB, as the term is used for proteins encoded by IS66 family insertion elements, is considered an accessory protein, since TnpC, encoded by a neighboring gene, is a DDE family transposase.); protein product: MLGDISKAAKIYIATGYTDMRKSIDGLAAIVQQNFELNPFQNSLFLFCGRKRDRMKALYWEGDGFVLLYKRLENGCFQWPRMHRQ
- a CDS encoding ATP-binding protein; amino-acid sequence: MEESRDYEEFLHKLLLLEIDEKDKRGVECRISNAKFPYRKYLDDIDVRYLPEGMQKKLPEPSTLHL
- a CDS encoding Mu transposase domain-containing protein codes for the protein MELSIYYGFNFRFCNIATGNEKGHVERSVEFVRRKAFKIKECFDSISDANNHLLECCMQINSKPISNDTVPLEVFHQGKMYLNPRLPIFESCIALEYRVDKYSTIIISQNHYSVPDFLVGKMLLVKVYTDKIVIYHKNIIVAVHKRNYLNHSWNIQLKHYLKTLYKKPGDLHKSTALLQENTKIQNIFNKYYSKDAKTFLEVLEIIYERGVDDVADALIKLEKISPLDMSRDKVMAICDYASQTKCSTKKDYTDVLSKKSRASLSLYNNLANLQLERTV